From the Harpia harpyja isolate bHarHar1 chromosome 16, bHarHar1 primary haplotype, whole genome shotgun sequence genome, one window contains:
- the STX12 gene encoding syntaxin-12 isoform X1, whose amino-acid sequence MSYGPLDPYRPGATPPPRDFGSIIQTCSTNVQRIAQYTAQIKNLMSQLGTKQDSSKLQENLQQLQHSANRLAKETNEYLKELGSLPLPLSASEQRQQRLQKERLMNDFSMALNNFQAIQRRVSEKEKETVARARAGSRISADERFREEQLVSFDSGEDWNQMQSQEEDVAITEQDLELIKERETAIRQLEADILDVNQIFKDLAMMIHDQGDMIDSIEANVESAEVHVERASEQLQRAAYYQKKSRKKICILTLGLAVASIIIGFIIWQTAK is encoded by the exons ATGTCGTACGGCCCGCTGGACCCCTACCGCCCCGGGGCGACGCCCCCGCCGCGGGACTTCGGCAGCATCATCCAGACATGCAGCACCAACGTGCAGCGCATCGCGCAGTACA CTGCTCAAATAAAGAATTTGATGAGCCAGCTGGGAACCAAGCAGGATTCCAGCAAGCTTCAGGAGAACTT ACAACAGCTACAGCACTCTGCAAACCGCCTTGCCAAAGAGACCAATGAATATCTAAAGGAGTTGGGGTCTCTACCACTTCCTCTGTCTGCTTCTGAACAG CGCCAACAGAGGCTTCAGAAAGAACGTTTAATGAATGACTTCTCCATGGCCTTAAATAACTTCCAGGCAATACAGAGGCGAgtgtcagagaaggaaaaagagactgTAGCAAGGGCGAGAGCTGGCTCCCGTATCTCT GCTGATGAGCGGTTCAGAGAAGAACAGCTTGTTTCATTTGATAG TGGTGAAGATTGGAATCAAATGCAGTCTCAGGAAGAAGATGTGGCAATAACTGAACAGGACCTTGAACTcattaaagaaagagaaacagcaatCAGGCAATTAGAG GCAGACATTTTGGATGTCAATCAGATATTTAAGGATTTAGCCATGATGATTCATGACCAGGGAGATATGATTG ATAGCATAGAGGCAAATGTGGAAAGTGCAGAAGTCCATGTGGAAAGAGCCAGTGAGCAGTTACAGAGAGCTGCCTATTATCAG aAGAAATCCCGTAAGAAGATCTGTATCCTGACTCTTGGTCTTGCTGTGGCTTCTATAATCATAGGATTCATTATCTGGCAGACAGCAAAATGA
- the STX12 gene encoding syntaxin-12 isoform X2, which translates to MSQLGTKQDSSKLQENLQQLQHSANRLAKETNEYLKELGSLPLPLSASEQRQQRLQKERLMNDFSMALNNFQAIQRRVSEKEKETVARARAGSRISADERFREEQLVSFDSGEDWNQMQSQEEDVAITEQDLELIKERETAIRQLEADILDVNQIFKDLAMMIHDQGDMIDSIEANVESAEVHVERASEQLQRAAYYQKKSRKKICILTLGLAVASIIIGFIIWQTAK; encoded by the exons ATGAGCCAGCTGGGAACCAAGCAGGATTCCAGCAAGCTTCAGGAGAACTT ACAACAGCTACAGCACTCTGCAAACCGCCTTGCCAAAGAGACCAATGAATATCTAAAGGAGTTGGGGTCTCTACCACTTCCTCTGTCTGCTTCTGAACAG CGCCAACAGAGGCTTCAGAAAGAACGTTTAATGAATGACTTCTCCATGGCCTTAAATAACTTCCAGGCAATACAGAGGCGAgtgtcagagaaggaaaaagagactgTAGCAAGGGCGAGAGCTGGCTCCCGTATCTCT GCTGATGAGCGGTTCAGAGAAGAACAGCTTGTTTCATTTGATAG TGGTGAAGATTGGAATCAAATGCAGTCTCAGGAAGAAGATGTGGCAATAACTGAACAGGACCTTGAACTcattaaagaaagagaaacagcaatCAGGCAATTAGAG GCAGACATTTTGGATGTCAATCAGATATTTAAGGATTTAGCCATGATGATTCATGACCAGGGAGATATGATTG ATAGCATAGAGGCAAATGTGGAAAGTGCAGAAGTCCATGTGGAAAGAGCCAGTGAGCAGTTACAGAGAGCTGCCTATTATCAG aAGAAATCCCGTAAGAAGATCTGTATCCTGACTCTTGGTCTTGCTGTGGCTTCTATAATCATAGGATTCATTATCTGGCAGACAGCAAAATGA